GACATGTGGAAGCGGTCCATGATGTTGGGACAGTCGTCGCTCAGCTCCATCATCTGGCCTGCCATGTCATAGCGGTCATAAAACCGCATCCTGAAGTTTCCAcggtgctggggggggggggggggggggggcatccaacacacaaaaacatgaatagACTGTTGTTTCACTGTGGTGTAGCCTAGTTGCTTGTGACCTCGTCTGTACTCTTCCATTGTTGACGTAtttgttgctttctctctttttttgtgtttaaccAATAACTTTAATTCTGGCATATCATATCATAAACATGACATACTGTAGGATTGTAaaaccattttttatttttttttaatcaattttaaTAGCATTTCACTGCACTGGGTGGAAACTGTACCCCTAAAGTAAATTTTTCAATAACTGAGAGAAGCCATCCTATTTTCGGATTGACAACTATTCAATTTTTAAATGATGTAATggtttttgaatgggtttcacgGGCTCTAGAGTCATGACGCTCACTCAGCACATGGGTCGGCACATTAACGACCATGTAAGCCTCTTATTCAAGTAAAACCTTGCCAGACTGTTTAAAGAGTCTGGGGACTTTCTTTGATGCTGTCTATAGCAATAACGAACGTTACAGTTGTTTCAATTTGTAAAAGTTTATGTAGACTGTGTGGGCACaacttgaaaatgaatggcaCTTTACAACGTAAAAAATCTTTTTAAAAGTGAGGATGGCTGCATCTACTGCTCACTTCCAAGTGCTTAGCAACTAAATTATGCTGCCTACCCTCGCTGGAGTGACATATCTGGCAACCAATAAAACTTAACACTCAAATACTGAGCGCATTCTGATTGGAGCACATTGTTAAGCTCTGTCTCAGGTTTCCAGAACGTCACTTTCCAGCTACAGCTGGATGGGAGGTCTAATTCACTAGGCTAAATAAAACCTACTCAAAACGCAAACGTCTGTCTGCGTTCGTCTGTCAAACTACTTAATCTGAGTTGCAGTAGGCTTCTCTCAAAATGATGGATGAAACCTCTTTATGCAAATGATTTTGCCACTTTAACTCTAAAATCATTTGCATAACATTTGCCAAACCCAAGTTTAACCAGAGCCACTGTCGGGTCCTAACAGctctttataaaaaaaaaaaagaaatagttGCACAGACACCCTTACATTTGCtgtgacatttattttatgtacTGACATTTCAGCAATAACGGTTTCATTAGGGTGCTTGACGGACAGTGACACGCAGGAGGAGATCAAGTCCAACCCCTTAGGTTTACAGTGCATGCAGGTTCAgtgtcaacccaaacaagcaaaacattttaacaatatgatattatggcataataaagattaagattaaaacaaatgtgaaatgaTTTCGAAAAGACATTTaagtcctgatttcacaaaatgatcaGATTATCACAAAACACAGCTATGGATGACTTTCAACTTTCATTAGGCTGCTATATTTACACAAGCTTTCAATGTTGGTGCAGGATGTCCTATCCACCTCTATTCAATGTccaaatgtttgctgggtgaGTAACGGTGAATCTAAGGGGTGcacaacttttcttttttgttttcccatGGCTCAGCAAACATGCTGCAAATATAGCACCAAAATAACTGTTGAGACATCCATACATACACTGctcgtcaaaagtttggggacacctgatTGTACTAtgattttcattatcttaaagccattttcatctaaaggcttaagcttaaatgcttgaaatgtgtttcttagacaaatataaatagtgaagttgatgcctatgtatttctttccaaagcctttgtctttccatcaaggcaaagagcggctactttaaagaatgtaaaatataagatagttttgatttgtttaacacttttttggtcgctgcataattccatttttgtgttatttcatagttctgatgtctttactattattctaaaatgtggaaaatagtaaaaataaagaaaaatgtggtgtccccaaacttttgacgggaaGTGTACAAGCAGTTTTGTGAAATTTGGACCTAATTAACtctctgatatcagttcaaaacagtttccaaagctgtttaaatATACACAGTAAACCTCACAGTAAACCTCATGTAAACCTAAGGGGTTGGCCATGGGCACCTCCTACATGTCACTGTCCGCCAAATGCACGCTGGGAGTTAATACTGCACCTCTTCGGGTGTGCGTGCTACTATTTATTGATAACCTGACAGCTCTTTACCATGGGGATCATGCGACAGGACCTGACGCAGTCGCTCATGCCCATCATGCGCTGGTAGTCGGAGTAGTCACCCCTCCTCAGGAAGTGCTGGTGGCCCATGTAGTTGGAGCGGTCGTAGATCATAAACATGCCACTCTCCACCCTGATCGAATGGCAGCGGTTGAAGTAGGAATGCAGGTCAGCGCAGTCACTCATGCACTCATGGTGACGGCCGCTGAAGTTCCCTTCCTCATAGAAGAtgatctgaggagagagaataaaatagGACAGTATACATCATCCATAAAGGCCATTCTGGTACTAAAACATGAAGGATCACATCTAGGTAAAGTACTATTTGTGACAAATTCTTGAGGTTTGCCaccacatcaggacaattcagatagtgtcaggctAGTTGTCAGTCCCAGAAAAcatactaaattgactttcaaatactttcttGTCATTATCTAAACTTTATTGCCCATCTGGCACCTGAGTAAGCGACTACAAACCATGAAATGTATTTGCACATCTTATTTGTCCCATTTAGAATacaaaacacatactgtataccttGCCCATATTTGCTGTAAGTGAGCCTCTTTCTGTGCTTCCACTGCATCGATGAAATACCTTTTATATGTGGGAGCTTTGGAAAGGTGTGATGCTAACTGTTGTCATTCAAATAGGCAGGTAGGTGAGTCAGCAGAGTGCTCACCGGTATTTTCTCCTCTGTCGTCTGTTCGGATGGTTTTACAACAGTAGCTTATGACAGTGAAGAGTGATAACCACAAGAGTCTGGAGATCAAAGTGTTACAAAACCCTCATTGGAGTACAATTTAGCTAAAATGCTAAGCCTGTTATTTATGGGCGATACTATGGCAAAATGAAACTTGTGTCATATGGTTCATAGTATTTATGTAGGTAAAAACTATAAGATCAGAGGAACATTAagaatataattttatttaaacCTGTGCTGTAATCAGTACTTATACATGCCATTTCATTTGCCTATCTTGTCAATTCGATCAATTGATTTGATTGACTCCCAAATCATAGCTGGAATTTGCCATGGCAAATCTTATGCTGAATTAGACAAATATATTACTTAGATATGTGTCtattcatttgaaatataatGGACAAGTCATCTAGCCAACAAGATCTCTTGTAGGTGTCAAAGGGGGAAGTTTCTACCATGGGTTATGTAAAGGGGATCAGTACGAATGTGTTCATCCTCACAGTTTTCCTCTGCAGACAAAggtctttttctcctctccagcaAAGCATTGTGTATGAGCTTTTCAGGTTGGGCGCTCTGCCAGCGAGGCATGTTGAGCCTCTATTGACCTGATTGGACCCACTGAATCTGTGCCGAAGGAGCCAGCATCTCCACTAAATCAGAATGATCACTAGACATTTGACTTGGTAGTGTGGATCCTAACAGGATTAGTGTTAAGGCACTTTTTTGGCCAAGATGAACAATGCTCCCAGCACCAGGCAACAAAGTGAGACACAGTGTAAAAACAACCTGAGGCAATGCTTAGGCGTTACTGGCCATAACAGTTGCCTAGTGTATCGCTGCTTCTGAACAACATTGCTCAAACATGACTCATCTCTTGCGATGCAGACAACAACTCATCACCTCAAAGATCTGAATCAATGGAAAGAAACCAATGACAACAGGGACCGTTTGAAGCATTGTTTTATTTACTAGCAAGCTGAGAGGTTGATCGGTTCTTTAAAAGTCCGTGATCCGGCGGAAGGAGCCGGTCGTGGCGCAGGTCGCTCCCCAGTCGCTAAACTTTCTGTACTCGCCGGGCCTCATGAAGTACTGGCGCCCCCTGTAGTTGGGGTGTTCGTACAGGGTCCAGTAGCCTTCCATGACATTGCAGGAGTAGATGTCGCGGCTGCGGAAACGCTCCTGGACCGACTCACAGTCGTCGTTAAACTCCATCATTTGGCCCTGGAAGTCAGGCCGCTCGTAGATTCTCATACGGTAAGGCCCTCCGCTGGTCTGCTGGGACAGTGGCAAAATACAGGTTAACACAGGTCAACTGTCAGAGAGACTGCCTGAACCATCAGCAGCAACAGTAAGTCTAAAAGGAGACAAATTTAGTAGATGACTAAGTCAAATAATAGCAGACTAAATACAACAGGATTCACATTGATGTTTTTGAGAAAGGTGTGTCTAGAGATAAATGGTTTGGTGTGAAAGGGACGTCAATTTTAGCTGAAAATGAGCATTACATATCATTGATTTGTAATTGTaagcaaaattaaaataaattggaaaatccaaaaaaaacattacatttgttGCAAGAAGGACATAAGTACACTTAACAGTTATTTATAAAATATCCATTTTCTGAATCTTGATGTGTGTGAAAGTATGAATGGTTCCTATGTTggtttttttatataaaaaaaactctgctctgctttaaaataaggaaaatgtcacttttgcTTTAAACCCTGGAGATCATATTGCATGATTTACCCAGATCTCTCAGCATTAAGCATGCTCTTTCATGCACTTTGGAAATGTTCTCTGTCTTTTGAGTGTTCAGATTGTTTCTTGTTCTgttatctttttctttaaactCTGTGGAATGCTTTGGAAtaaagtgttttgtgtttaaggcactttataaataaagttacaaAAGGACTAAACTATCCAAACAACTATACAAGataatcttttaaatcagttgcaaatgcatgttttttttgtttatttctagtTTATTCATTTAGAATTTCTTATACTCTTGGATGAATGGACCTCAGTTGAAGCAAggcagtgtgtcagtgtgccaGTGCCAAAACAAATGAGTCTGTGAACCTTGAACACACTGTGCAGTAAATCCCTCTTCCTACCTCCCAGATACTCACGTAAGAAAAGGTCCGGCAGGAGCGGATGGTATCATTGTAGCCCATCCAGCGCTGGTACTCTGGATATTCTCCTCGGGTCAGGACATACTGGTAGCCGGTGTAATTGGGTCTCTCATACAGCACCCAGCAGCCACTCTCCACCCGGATGGAGTTACAGCGGCTGAAATGGGGATGCATGTCTGCGCAGTCAGAGTCGCACTCATAGGAGCGACCCTGGAAGTTCTTGTCCTCATAGAAGATGATCTACAGTCAAAAGGCAGAGGGATTAAACATATATCAACACCACTGCTACCTCCTGGACTGTAACTCAAGCATGGGAAAACAGCAGACATGCAAATATCAAACCCGATACATATGTACGTATTGGGTTTGATAATATAAATGAATGCATTATTTCCATCCAGGTTAAGTCATGCTGTATATTGAGCAGTATGTCACTCAAAAGcctattttgaattttagtgtagtttttgaattactACTTTTCAATGTAGcaaatgtatttgaaataatGCTGTGCAATATTCAATGCATCTGAATGGTTACTCTGCCACATAGCAATtttctaatacattttgattataGCCATGAGAGAGTGTTTTTTTAGAAACTCATAAACTGTCTAAAACATGAAATTATTAAAAGTCACTGTAAATAGTAGAAAGATATATAATGGGTATATTAACATTTCCAAATAAGTTATTTATTTGTACTTTACCTTACTCATCCTGCACAGACAGCTGAAGCAATTCTCCTCACTGTAGCAGAGACATGCGGCAGTTTTATAAACCACAATCAAAGGTCATTGGATTAgatgttttgttattttaatgagCGGGGATTTGACGCTTTTGCCACCCTGCCAAGAACTTGATCCCATCCATACAGATAAAAACCCTGAATCATCAATGCAAATGGCCTAGCCTGGCACATTAttgactctcctctctttttataCCATAGGTTGCCCACCAAAAGTAATCCACAGTGTAGTGGATGCATGTTTAGGGTTGGAATGCTTCAGATAATAACAATCATCACTCTTTGCAGCCACTTGAAATGAGTGCTAGATTGTAGGCCAGGCAGGTATACTGGGTTCACTGTAAACCATGGTAGAGAATGGTAATGGTATTACGGTCAATTTCTATTACCCTGACCAACTGTACCAACTTTGTCTGGTAACAACAAAACAGTCTTCAGTGCTCAGTGTACACACTAGTTcaaatttgaatatatttatgTGCAATTTTAAATACACTATGTTCAATAAAATTGAAAAGGTGTTTTTGTAATGCAAAAGGGTTAGGTgaagatttgatttgatttaactAAGCATTTTTTCCAACCATAATAAAGATAGTTATTAAATAGTTTACTAATATAATTATACCATCAAAATGTACAACATCTTCACTATGAACTCCAGTGAGTGCTCACCATATGGCAaacaacaaatgacaaaacaaatggcaaacaaataaaaacaaacaaaaaatatttttttttttggagtaggattacattattattattattattattcttttatttgCTTGAAAAGACCCTATTTTCATGTAACTTTCAGGAGCCTCATACTATCAAGAAGATTCTTTTCAGCTTTTAAGTGGGTAAACTATattgaacaaacaaaaaaagatgtaaactatgtttagatgtttttactccactacatcctTGCTCAgttttaaaggtgcattaaggaAAGGAggttgacagggttgttgatcaataccgaACGATTCAAccattacttggccaggtgctgagatttctggctttcaaaactcactttctggctgGCActttggagtttcaagacactcacAATTAGGGATGTCCTGATCATTTTTTTTTGGTACTACTGGCTGCAGCCTACACTAGCAATACTTCTTGtaagagatgaaaggagaatgACAGATGAGTTAAATTGAGGATAAATTGATGAAATTAACAATAAATGTGAATGGTGCTATGTGTAgctttttaacatcaataaatgatTGCCAcgttaattttgagacattctGAGAATCCTGTTTCTCCACTGTGTCCCCAGTCAAGGGTGTAAGTaacaaactactactactaattactCTGGTTAttgtaactgagtagcttttttgtgtacttgtactcaTTACCACATTACACAGACATTAGTGTaatcccttcatccatccattttctagctgCTTATCCGGGTCAGGGTCGTGGTGGCAGCAGAGCGAGCAGAATATCCCAgatgtccttttccccagcaacttcctccCAGCATCTCCTGGGGGATCCCCAAGTGCTCCAGGCTGGGTTTACCCCGAGGTCTCCTCCCAGTCGGCCGTGCCTGGAACACCTCCAAAGGGAGGCACCCGGGGGTCATCCTTAGATGCTTGAaccacctcaactggctcctttcagtgtggaggagcagcagctcgATACCAAGGTCCTCTCAGAATTACTCCCCCTGTCACGCAGAATGAGACCACCCTGTGGAGGAACCTCATCTCTGCCGTTTGAATGAGATTGCATCTCCGCAATCCCATGATCAGAAGGACGGCATCATGTACAAACAGCAGAGATTCCATCGTAATGTCGCTGAATTGGATACTCTCCAAACCTTGGCTTTGGCTTGATATTGTGTCCATGAATAGACGAGAGGAGACAAGGCACACCCTTGAAGGAGTCTGATGCCCACCTTGAACGTGCTTGACTTAATGCCAGGAATCACACAGCAGTGTGATTCCACGATAGTTGGTACACATTCGGTACCCTTTTTTGAAAATGGGGACCGTAGGAAGATCACCGCACACTCGACTACTATCTATTGCTAAGGTGCTAGAGGTCAAAAAAGATGACAAAACTTCTGCACACGTAGGTCCATGCGAGTTTCTTTATTAAACGAAGCTTTCGGTCAAGTAGGCCTTCATCCTACCTTGTATGCCCTGAAGAAGCCAATCCAAAGGCACTGTTCCCCAAATCCATGCAATATTGAAAATACATTGAAAGAGACTGATCCTCAGAATATTCcagctctgcctcctgtctgCAGGACGTGTCTATCGGGTTAAGGCGTTCCTCAAAGTGCTCCTTCCACCTTCTCACAATATCCCCGCTCGAGGCCAGCATTTCCTTGCCCCTGCTGAGAACAGCCTCAGTGATGTCCTGCCTTCCCCTCCTGAGTTGCCGAATGGTTTTTCAGATCCTCTTTGAGGCTGTCCAAAAGTCATCCTCCATAGCCTCTCCAAACTTCTCCCACACCTGGGCTTTTGCTTCTGCAACTACCGCAGCTGCAGCCTTTCTAGTCTGTCTGCTGGAGTCACCCATGCCAACAGGCCTGGAAGGCCTCGTTCTTCAAGATTGACAACCTCCCTCACCACTGGGGTCACCAGTGGGTCCTTGGGTTGCTGCcatgacagcagacagcagcctcccttcctccttccagcCCCTAGTTTTCAGATACCCTCAGTAGAAGGAACTCAGCGACTTCCCCCCGTGCCTCACCAGGCAGCCCCTtacaacacacagcagaaaaCCCAGCACTTCCCTGATGAACCCCTTAGCGAGGTCAGCCCAGTCTGTTGGCCAAGCTGTTGGGGTTTTTTCCAACCTCCCGCGACAGGAGATAGTAGATGTTCCAGCTCGGTGATGCCACCTCTCATAAACCTTAGGGTGACAAAATGAACCAACTCCAACAGAAACACTAGGTTATGGAATAGAGGTTCCTCCTATACCCACAGTCCAGGCACTGCACCCTCCACAAATGTATTCCACAGCAGGCACCAGGCCCTCAGGTCagataaattatataaaatcCTGAGAAACCTGCGGTGTTCAGCTCCTCCAACTCCATCAGGAAGCTAAACACTGGTTCTCTCCAGCAGATGTTGGTTCTGTATAATAGTTTCTGAGCTGCCCGGAGCTGGAAGGCTGTCACCCTGCTCTCCAGGTCGACCAATCACTGACCACCCTCCTGTACAGGCAGGTAGAGGACAGCAATCCTCAGCCAATGATGTTCTGACCAAAAGAAGTCCACCAGTGTCCTCTGGATCTCCACCAGAAAACCACTAGGAGGGGATAGTACAGCCAGGCAGGGACAGTGCTACCAAGTTATTAACTATGAGCACCCTGCCTCGACACATTCATACAGAACACCATATAAGTCCTGGCCAACAATGTCCAAGAAGGCCATATAAAAGTCCACAGGTAGGCCATCAATCCCCGGCACGACCTTTGCACTTTGACGCAGAAGTATAAATTGGCCttaaggaagagagagaccaacTATGTGAACACCTGAGAGAAAAGGGTATTTTTAAGCTCTACAGCTCTGAGCTAGTCTTTATTTAATCTGTAGTTATTTACttcatttatatattattaatgaattaattattattaattggtGTGGTTAAATAAAGATGATTTATATTCTTTCCCGATTCATACTCCTGTGCAATtggtggcggtaatgcaccaATAAGTTCTTTGCCAACCGCCATAAAaattaaaagaagaagaagaagcacttCCATGCAGTGTCGCAGTACCGTAAAACTAGGTGAAGTTAGCTACAATTTATTTCCGGTGTTGTCGCCGAAACACATTTTCCTTTCAACATAAAACCTCCGCGAGGCTGCCACTAAAAAAAAGGCTTGTATGTGCAGAAATGAATCGTTAAAGATGAACAACGGAGTTTTCCATAAACAACGTggatttatttacatttataaattcactcatacagacacagaggcCTATGTTGTTAGACCCCAATGATTATGTTGaataaatgtaggctatacCTTCAAAGATGTTCAGAAAGTCttaatttttaatgtttgtttacaagGCTACAATGTTTACATCCGGATCTCAGTGTCACTCCTCCTAGTGAGTGACAAgaggagtgattgacaggacTGAGTCACGCCTTCTGCCTCAGACTTCTCCTCATTGGTCGGATGAGCTTCCAtacatttcactttgaaatgagaaTAGCAGAGGAAAGGGGCTACCACTGTTTCTGAAATTCTAACATATTATCCTGCTTGTCTTTGGCTAAACGtggtgatttatttttattacttccAAATAAATGTTAATTTATAAAAGTTACCTGCTGCAACTTTAAGAAACATTCCCACACCAattactatactatatactatacgTTTTGctattcctctcctcttgaAGATTAAATTTCACCTCCAATTCAAGGGGGCACAATTTATCGTTTTCCCAATCACAATAATTTAATGTGGAAATAgtgtttttttatgctttaCTGAATGCATTATATGTCACGCCTACATCTGCATTGGTGTAAGGCGtcgggacttttattttgatggTCACGAACGAAATTCTACCGGAAGTAAAGTTCTTTATTGTGGCTAACTTCACGCTCCTCGGTGGAGCTGGGCAGCAGCAGCTAGTGTCCGGATTCCAGGCGAGATGGTCATGGCGGAGGGTACAGCCGTCTTGAGGAGGAATCGACCGGGTACTAAAGCCAAGGTAGGCTATTTTCAGAGTTAACGTATGCGAGCAAATGATAGCAAACTATGCGCCTACCTTGGATCTGTTTTGCAACAGTTTGTCCAATCGATTCCATCAAGCAAAGTAGCAAGCAAGTCACTGTACACCCGATAGGTTCCCTATTGCATGGAGATCAGCTGAACTAAGTTAAAAAATATGGgaatttaattttcattatttaatgttgccttgcttatcggtaAACATACATACATCGTAGACGTTAGACCTTTTACGAATAGTTTGAGTAGTGAGAATAGTTTGGCAATAGTGGCAACTTTAAGAACTGGTTCGCTTGTTATTCTCACAATCTTCTtgaattctaaaagttgagattttattgaaataacagCAATGCGATGGATCGTATATTAGCCGAATTTACCATAAGACCCAGTCGATCTAGAAAAGGCCATTTACGAGGTGTGTACGTTTGCCCATAAGCACGGCTAACGTTACATTAtcgccagatttttgaatggctTGACGTTCTCTCCATGCAAGACACTACCTGAACGTATCGGGACTAGATACACTGTAACGTTACAGTAGACTGCTTCGACTGAAATGTTAACTAGACAAATTATCGTATCTTTGGTAACCAAGACTTCTAAGTTTCCTATCAAAATTGCAGAATCATTAAACCAATAGCAATAGTAATGTCTAGctctagctaacattagcatacTGGCTAATGTTAGTGCAGCTGTCATTTGGTGACAGCTGAGCCACTTACTCCGGTTAGCTAATTTAGCTGCTAGCAAACTAACCAGCAACGACAGAGGCCTGAGTGGTTCACAACAGAAATGGACTTGTGGCTGTGAAGGTAACAATAGTCTGAGAGTTTGCTGactgttgtgtgtctgtatgtggcTTCAGGATTTCTACAATTGGCCTGATGAGTCATTCGAAGACATGGACAGCACCCTGGCTGTGCAGCAGGTGAGCAATCACTAGACATAGGCCTAAACAGTACAACAGTTCAAAATACAGACATCATCCTGCTAGCTTTACTTTGTCTCAGCGTGTGAAGCAGTGGTGAAAGATACAGAATGCAGTGTTACTGGATTTGATGGTGaggtagtggagggtaaacccacctaaactcacttaACAAacctttttattatttgtggaatagagtttaccacgTTTTTAGCCTGATGTAAATGTGTATGACATTaattatatacatacatacatacatacatacatacatacatacatacatacatatcatATTAAGTTGTATCAAAGTAATGTGGTTAacaaggaaaaaacataaatgaatgcttttctgatatgtttgttcatattggtggttgttgcCTGATAATGATCATCAACTAGGCCTATAGGTcacaggctgcgttcacactgcagctgacattgtcccaaaacattttttttccctcatgcGACCCATGAGTTTATGATGTTTGCGGTGTAAACAtaaaatttgtatttaccaTTACTGGTTCCACCACTGTATTACTGTCATTCAAGTCTAACTTTGTCTTTCAGTACATCCAGCAGAACATCCGGTCAGACTGTGCCGACATCGAGAAGATTTTAGAGCCTCCGGAAGGGCAGGATGAAGGAGTCTGGAAGTATGAACATCTCAGGTAACCTCCTCCTCAAAAGACCTTGGCTGTACACACTTGTACTGGGATAGTGTTAAGGTTCCCATGTGGGTTTTCAAACATGTTCACATCATGGACCCCCCCAATAGACACGCGTTAAGCAACAGCCTCCCATTAGATCCGATTTAGCTCTACAGAGCCATATgtgaagattttagttgttgatttagtattgaattataCTGAATTAAACTGTCTACACTGCACATGGGGGAGATGATAGTGGTGAGAGGGAACCCTATGATTAAGATAGCCATGCTTATTCATTCTCTAATTGCAGAATATTGTGGGactaaactattcctcattttgttggATACACCCTGGATCAATATCCTGTAAATGTTGTGGAAAACTGCCAAATCTGATGGGATTAAATTAATTTTCTTGCAG
The window above is part of the Centroberyx gerrardi isolate f3 chromosome 21, fCenGer3.hap1.cur.20231027, whole genome shotgun sequence genome. Proteins encoded here:
- the LOC139925402 gene encoding gamma-crystallin S-1-like isoform X2; translation: MGKIIFYEEGNFSGRHHECMSDCADLHSYFNRCHSIRVESGMFMIYDRSNYMGHQHFLRRGDYSDYQRMMGMSDCVRSCRMIPMHRGNFRMRFYDRYDMAGQMMELSDDCPNIMDRFHMSDINSCNVMDGHWLMYEQPNYRGRMYYLRPGEYRRFGDWGGMSSRIGSIQRLMDL
- the LOC139925402 gene encoding gamma-crystallin S-1-like isoform X1, with product MGKIIFYEEGNFSGRHHECMSDCADLHSYFNRCHSIRVESGMFMIYDRSNYMGHQHFLRRGDYSDYQRMMGMSDCVRSCRMIPMVKSCQHRGNFRMRFYDRYDMAGQMMELSDDCPNIMDRFHMSDINSCNVMDGHWLMYEQPNYRGRMYYLRPGEYRRFGDWGGMSSRIGSIQRLMDL
- the LOC139925403 gene encoding gamma-crystallin M2-like; translated protein: MSKIIFYEDKNFQGRSYECDSDCADMHPHFSRCNSIRVESGCWVLYERPNYTGYQYVLTRGEYPEYQRWMGYNDTIRSCRTFSYTSGGPYRMRIYERPDFQGQMMEFNDDCESVQERFRSRDIYSCNVMEGYWTLYEHPNYRGRQYFMRPGEYRKFSDWGATCATTGSFRRITDF